The following coding sequences lie in one Spinacia oleracea cultivar Varoflay chromosome 1, BTI_SOV_V1, whole genome shotgun sequence genomic window:
- the LOC130467717 gene encoding uncharacterized protein, producing the protein MKPSHYKVQVDCIYDGHDDDTLPVPTGDGFNNLGRALASFVQWPIHLVIFEEDEEYSTPRPTKKSRSQIFEEVVGSSKGKKNELIVKEKTTELVVKDKTTELIVKEKATLDLGSKEKTTLKLTAKGNSCSNKLESKSKSKNSKTAKEMVGSCDRKTEESAAKSKKQNLADDTIQGLGPSCNYLKFIINTAPGDVYKNTSIPLPASVWHYDEDRQTYVNEVDVEEFLRGACLNISVIQVYMMCLFHEHTFAFDNSQIGFVCPEAMSSSRIKANPQAASMYLKVVFNAEIEKEKKGDPNITKWFLIPYHQENHWILYVLDLRRGCAYIFDSAIGSNRENSAWGILCLAYQVYKFNDGICPNRATMQGLKGFHVKCAQQVGAHECGYYVMKFMHEIVTLHHNTDERLDNAYTPRNAPYTDEEIDVVREQWAKFFTTEYLFT; encoded by the exons ATGAAGCCTAGTCATTATAAGGTCCAAGTTGATTGTATTTACGACGGACATGATGATGACACTCTTCCGGTACCTACTGGAGATGGATTCAATAACTTAGGCAGGGCTCTTGCTAGTTTTGTGCAATGGCCAATTCACTTGGTGATTTTCGAAGAAGACGAG GAGTACTCTACTCCACGCCCAACAAAGAAGTCCAGGAGTcagatttttgaagaggtggttGGTAGCTCCAAAGGGaagaaaaacgaattaattgtcAAAGAGAAGACAACAGAATTAGTTGTCAAAGATAAGACAACAGAATTAATTGTCAAAGAGAAGGCAACACTTGATTTAGGGTCCAAAGAGAAGACAACACTGAAGTTAACGGCCAAG GGAAATTCATGCTCAAATAAGTTGGAGTCGAAATCGAAGTCGAAGAACTCTAAGACGGCCAAAGAGATGGTaggtagttgtgatcgtaaaACTGAAGAATCAGCCGCCAAAAGTAAGAAGCAAAATTTGGCAGACGAcacaattcaaggtcttggcccATCATGCAATTATTTGAAGTTTATCATCAATACGGCGCCCGGTGATGTATATaaaaatacttcaatcccattgCCCGCTTCGGTTTGGCATTATGACGAAGATCGACAAACTTATGTAAATGAGGTTGACGTTGAAGAGTTCCTTAGAGGGGCGTGCCTCAACATTTCAGTGATCCAAGTCTATATGAT GTGTTTATTCCACGAACACACCTTTGCATTTGACAACTCTCAGATTGGGTTTGTTTGTCCCGAGGCAATGTCAAGCTCTAGAATCAAGGCCAACCCTCAGGCTGCATCAATGTATTTGAAAGTAGTTTTCAatgctgaaattgaaaaggagaagaagGGTGATCCTAACATTACCAAGTGGTTTTTGATCCCATACCATCAAGA AaatcattggattttgtacgtGTTAGACCTACGTAGAGGTTGTGCGTATATTTTCGACTCTGCGATAGGTTCCAACCGAGAAAATAGTGCATGGGGAATCTTGTGTTT ggcataccaagtgtacaagtttAATGATGGGATTTGTCCGAATAGAGCGACTATGCAGGGGTTGAAAGGCTTCCATGTAAAG tgtgctcaacaagtcggcgcccacgagtgtggctattacgttatgaagttcatgcatGAAATAGTCACGTTACACCATAACACTGATGAGCGGTTAGACAAT gcttacactccaagaaatgcgccttataccgatgaggaaatagatgtggttcgtgagcaatgggctaagttttttacaaccgagtatttatttacttag